In one Pseudomonas sp. SCA2728.1_7 genomic region, the following are encoded:
- a CDS encoding IS110 family transposase: MAMPVVTTQSIIGVDVAKDELVIYCTESDQLETISNTKAAIKKWLKTVAKPVAIAIEATNIYHQEFADLAYADGCVIYMVGGYELSHYRKGVNVRAKTDALDARLLARYLTNEGDHLRPWTPPSPLYCRLISLFRRRAALVQARVSLKQSWENEPLLKTAFKNQINAMQRLEILLEKTILAQIDEAGLGAQLKRCMKVEGIGTLTGARLLASFQRGDFRNADAFIAFLGLDLRISDSGKKKGRRCLTKRGDSEARRLLHNAAMAASRTSAWKGFYEALRERGLSTTQALVALARKLARVVFALLKNQSEYSPKAV; encoded by the coding sequence ATGGCAATGCCCGTCGTTACTACTCAGTCGATCATCGGGGTTGATGTCGCCAAGGATGAACTGGTGATTTATTGCACCGAATCAGATCAGCTCGAGACAATCTCTAACACCAAAGCAGCAATCAAAAAATGGCTCAAAACTGTAGCCAAGCCAGTGGCAATCGCCATCGAAGCCACCAATATCTATCACCAGGAATTTGCTGATCTGGCGTATGCCGATGGTTGCGTGATCTATATGGTTGGCGGTTATGAGCTCAGCCATTACCGCAAAGGCGTGAACGTTCGCGCCAAAACTGATGCGCTGGATGCCCGATTACTGGCCCGTTATCTGACAAACGAAGGGGACCACTTACGCCCTTGGACACCGCCGTCGCCCTTGTATTGCCGGCTCATCAGTCTTTTCCGGCGCCGTGCGGCTCTGGTCCAGGCTCGTGTCAGCCTCAAGCAGAGCTGGGAGAATGAGCCATTGCTCAAAACCGCTTTCAAAAATCAGATAAACGCCATGCAAAGACTGGAAATTCTGCTGGAGAAAACGATCCTGGCGCAGATAGACGAAGCCGGTTTAGGCGCTCAGCTCAAGCGTTGCATGAAGGTAGAAGGCATCGGTACGTTGACCGGCGCCCGCTTGCTCGCATCCTTTCAGCGTGGGGACTTCAGAAACGCCGACGCTTTCATCGCTTTTCTAGGCCTGGATCTGCGCATATCGGACTCAGGCAAAAAGAAAGGCCGTCGCTGCCTGACCAAACGAGGCGACTCAGAGGCGCGTCGGCTGCTGCACAACGCTGCAATGGCAGCGAGCCGGACCTCGGCGTGGAAAGGGTTTTATGAGGCTTTAAGAGAGCGCGGATTGAGCACTACCCAAGCACTGGTCGCACTAGCCCGCAAGCTTGCCCGGGTGGTATTTGCTCTGTTGAAAAACCAGAGCGAATACTCACCTAAAGCCGTTTAG
- a CDS encoding MFS transporter, producing MISLTQPHGTRNKLLILAAVCLSALVLPLSFTGGAVATPAIGRDLGGSPVALTWITNAFMLSFGSLLMAAGALADVYGRKRLFTYGMLLFTAASIAQSLAPSVFWLDVLRAVQGVAGAAALASGSAALAQEFEGHARTRAYSVLGTTFGIGLAFGPLVAGALIEVFNWRTIFVFTALIGIIALVFGVPRMRETRDPHAKGLDWPGTLLFSAMLALFTFGLIQAPDSGWDSPQVIGLLGASAVLLAAFVIVEMRVERPMLDLTLFRYPRFIGVQMLPIGTCFCYIVLVVMLPLRFIGVEGLSEIDAGLLLLALSAPMLVVPMLAASLARFVSPGILSGAGFLIAAVGLHWLSLFNVGDAKFALVVPMLLIGIGAGLPWGLMDGLSVSVVPKERAGMAAGIFSTVRVAGEGIALAIVAAVLASLLHADLSSAVHVVVGSAEASLIAETAHRVTTGDMAHAINTVPGLANGRLVEGYAAAFQYLLHILTVITLVSAAVVLGLLSKDRSVAAPQQAAA from the coding sequence ATGATTTCTTTGACTCAGCCGCACGGAACGCGCAACAAGTTGCTCATACTCGCGGCCGTTTGCCTCTCGGCACTGGTCTTGCCGTTAAGTTTTACTGGCGGCGCGGTAGCGACACCGGCCATCGGCCGTGACTTGGGCGGCAGTCCGGTGGCGCTGACCTGGATCACCAATGCGTTCATGTTGTCGTTCGGCAGTTTGCTGATGGCCGCCGGCGCATTGGCTGACGTGTACGGACGCAAACGCCTGTTCACCTACGGCATGTTGCTGTTTACCGCCGCCTCGATCGCGCAGAGCCTGGCGCCTTCGGTGTTCTGGCTGGATGTATTGCGCGCCGTTCAAGGTGTGGCGGGGGCAGCGGCGCTGGCCAGCGGTTCGGCGGCACTGGCGCAAGAGTTCGAGGGGCATGCCCGGACCCGCGCGTACAGCGTGCTTGGCACGACGTTCGGCATCGGTCTGGCATTCGGGCCTCTGGTAGCCGGGGCGCTGATAGAAGTCTTCAACTGGCGGACAATTTTTGTCTTCACCGCGTTGATTGGAATCATCGCGTTGGTTTTCGGGGTGCCGCGCATGCGCGAAACCCGCGACCCGCATGCCAAAGGGCTGGACTGGCCGGGCACGCTGCTGTTCAGCGCAATGCTGGCGCTGTTCACGTTTGGCCTGATCCAGGCACCGGACAGTGGTTGGGACAGTCCGCAGGTGATCGGTTTGCTGGGCGCTTCGGCCGTGTTGCTGGCAGCTTTCGTGATCGTCGAAATGCGTGTCGAGCGGCCGATGCTCGATCTGACCCTGTTCCGTTATCCGCGATTCATTGGCGTGCAGATGCTGCCGATCGGCACTTGTTTCTGCTACATCGTGCTGGTGGTGATGTTGCCGCTGCGCTTCATCGGCGTTGAGGGCTTGAGCGAGATCGATGCCGGTCTGCTGTTGCTGGCCTTGTCGGCGCCGATGCTGGTGGTGCCGATGCTGGCCGCGTCGCTGGCGCGCTTCGTTTCCCCCGGCATCTTGTCCGGTGCCGGTTTCCTGATTGCCGCTGTGGGCCTGCATTGGCTGAGTTTGTTCAACGTCGGTGACGCGAAATTTGCGCTGGTGGTGCCGATGTTGCTGATCGGTATTGGCGCCGGTTTGCCGTGGGGGCTGATGGATGGTTTGTCGGTCAGTGTCGTGCCGAAAGAGCGCGCAGGCATGGCGGCGGGCATCTTCAGCACTGTGCGAGTGGCGGGTGAGGGGATTGCCTTGGCGATTGTCGCGGCGGTGCTGGCGTCATTGCTGCACGCCGATCTGTCGAGTGCCGTGCATGTGGTGGTGGGTAGCGCCGAGGCCTCGTTGATTGCCGAGACCGCGCACCGGGTGACCACCGGCGATATGGCGCATGCGATCAACACCGTTCCGGGGCTGGCCAACGGACGTCTGGTAGAAGGGTACGCTGCGGCGTTTCAGTATCTGCTGCACATCCTGACGGTGATCACGCTGGTGTCGGCGGCGGTGGTGCTGGGGTTGTTGAGCAAGGATCGCAGCGTCGCAGCACCACAACAGGCTGCCGCATAA
- a CDS encoding oxidoreductase, with the protein MRTWFITGASRGFGTLIAERALRAGDAVIATARNPQDITDRLGEQPNLLAVRLDVTREDEAHQAVAEGIKRFGRIDVLINNAGFGVLGAVEETSASETERLFATNVFGLLNVTRAVLPHMRAQRSGRVINISSIGGYQAYMGWGVYGSTKFAVEGITEALHQELAPLGIQATVVEPGFFRTDFLDEQSLIKTRLELADYDETVGKMRAFAEAANHAQPGDPQKFAEAMLTLVNAPNPPLRLALGSDTVARIDAKNRLVAQELADWNELALSTDFAN; encoded by the coding sequence ATGCGTACCTGGTTTATTACTGGCGCTTCCCGTGGTTTTGGCACCCTCATCGCAGAACGCGCCTTGCGTGCCGGTGACGCGGTGATCGCTACCGCGCGCAACCCGCAAGACATCACCGATCGTCTCGGCGAGCAACCGAACCTGCTGGCGGTGCGTCTCGACGTCACCCGTGAAGACGAAGCGCACCAAGCGGTTGCCGAAGGCATCAAGCGTTTTGGCCGTATCGATGTGCTGATCAACAACGCCGGGTTTGGCGTACTCGGCGCGGTGGAAGAAACCAGTGCCAGCGAGACCGAGCGCCTGTTCGCCACCAACGTGTTCGGCCTGCTCAACGTCACCCGCGCCGTGCTGCCACACATGCGTGCTCAACGCAGTGGCCGGGTGATCAACATCTCGTCGATCGGCGGCTACCAGGCTTATATGGGCTGGGGTGTTTACGGCTCGACCAAGTTCGCCGTCGAGGGCATTACCGAGGCATTGCATCAGGAACTGGCGCCGCTGGGCATTCAAGCCACGGTGGTCGAGCCGGGCTTCTTCCGCACCGATTTCCTTGATGAACAGTCGCTGATCAAAACCCGGCTTGAACTGGCGGACTATGACGAAACCGTTGGCAAGATGCGTGCATTCGCCGAGGCGGCCAACCATGCGCAACCGGGTGATCCGCAGAAGTTCGCCGAGGCGATGCTGACGCTGGTCAATGCGCCGAACCCGCCGCTGCGACTGGCATTGGGCAGTGACACGGTGGCGCGGATCGACGCGAAGAATCGGTTGGTGGCGCAGGAGTTGGCCGATTGGAATGAGCTGGCGCTGTCCACCGACTTCGCCAACTGA
- a CDS encoding LysR family transcriptional regulator, translating into MKSPSAADLSVFLYTAQHLNFSKAAIELGLTPSALSHSVKALENRLGVRLFNRTTRSVALTEAGERLYARLKPAFRDIDDALEDLNHFRDKPSGNLRITSGRQACELVLLPIASEFLQLYPDIRLEVVESDALLDIVANGFDAGVRFGDRLEADMVSLPIGPTMRSVVVGSPAFFERHAAPQKPEDLHGLPCIRHRYPSGSMYRWELERGGIAQEIEVNGPLTLGDVSLMIGPALQGLGLAYVFEDMVSEHLASGRLVQVLADWCPYYPGLHLYYPSRRHVPAALKAFIDFVRNRH; encoded by the coding sequence ATGAAATCACCTTCGGCAGCCGATCTGTCGGTCTTTCTGTACACCGCGCAGCACTTGAACTTCAGCAAAGCGGCCATCGAACTCGGCCTCACGCCCTCGGCCCTGAGCCATTCGGTCAAAGCGCTGGAAAACCGTCTAGGCGTACGCCTGTTCAATCGCACCACCCGCAGCGTGGCATTGACCGAGGCTGGCGAACGCCTGTACGCGCGATTGAAACCGGCGTTTCGCGACATCGACGATGCGCTGGAAGATCTCAACCATTTCCGCGATAAACCCTCGGGCAACTTGCGCATCACCTCGGGGCGGCAAGCCTGCGAACTGGTGTTGCTGCCGATTGCCAGTGAGTTTTTGCAGCTGTACCCGGACATTCGTCTGGAAGTGGTCGAGAGCGATGCGCTGCTGGACATCGTCGCCAACGGCTTCGATGCCGGTGTGCGCTTCGGCGATCGCCTGGAGGCCGACATGGTGTCGCTGCCGATCGGTCCGACAATGCGTTCGGTGGTGGTCGGTTCACCGGCATTTTTCGAGCGCCACGCGGCACCGCAAAAGCCCGAGGACCTGCACGGACTGCCGTGCATCCGCCACCGTTACCCCAGCGGTTCGATGTATCGCTGGGAGCTCGAGCGCGGCGGCATCGCCCAGGAAATCGAAGTCAATGGCCCGCTGACTCTTGGCGATGTCAGCCTGATGATCGGGCCCGCGCTGCAAGGGCTGGGCCTGGCCTATGTGTTCGAAGACATGGTCAGCGAACACCTCGCCAGCGGGCGCCTTGTGCAAGTGCTGGCTGACTGGTGCCCGTACTATCCGGGTCTGCACTTGTACTACCCGAGCCGGCGTCATGTGCCGGCAGCGCTGAAGGCGTTTATCGACTTCGTGCGCAACCGGCACTAG
- a CDS encoding DUF1624 domain-containing protein: MTIVLPRSAPLTTGRLLSIDALRGLVILFMLLDHVRETFLLHRQVSDPMDIASTEPALFFSRTLAHLCAPVFMLLTGLSAWLFGEKYAGKSDVSAFLFKRGLFLVLLEFTLVNFAWTFQLPPSVIYLQVIWAIGLSMIALSLLVWLPRWLLLTLSLMIIAGHNLLDTVHFPVESALHVPWAILHDRGWIDVSDTLRLRTSYPLLPWIGVIGLGYALGPWFARGVEAGLRQWQLLIAGSAGLLGFVGLRLINGYGEKPWAVGDTSVQTLMSFFNITKYPPSLLFIALTVSVGLLLLLAFERVQDRRWIRWLTVFGSAPMFFYLLHLYTLKVLYLIGVALFGLNQDSYFGFSSVSAIWLAAVILAIALFPAVRWFSALKARRRDIAWLKYL, from the coding sequence ATGACGATTGTGCTTCCTCGTTCTGCCCCGTTGACCACTGGCCGACTGCTGTCCATTGACGCCCTCAGAGGCTTGGTCATTCTGTTCATGCTGCTCGACCACGTGCGCGAAACCTTTTTGCTGCATCGCCAGGTCAGCGACCCGATGGACATTGCCAGCACCGAGCCGGCGCTGTTTTTCAGTCGCACCCTGGCGCATCTGTGTGCGCCGGTGTTCATGCTGCTGACGGGATTGTCGGCGTGGCTGTTCGGTGAAAAGTACGCGGGCAAGTCTGATGTCAGCGCCTTTCTGTTCAAGCGTGGTCTGTTTCTGGTGCTGCTGGAATTCACCCTGGTGAACTTCGCGTGGACCTTCCAGCTGCCACCGAGTGTGATTTATCTGCAAGTGATCTGGGCGATCGGCTTGAGCATGATCGCCTTGTCGCTGCTGGTCTGGCTGCCACGCTGGCTGTTGCTGACGTTGAGCCTGATGATCATCGCCGGACACAACCTGCTCGACACTGTGCATTTCCCGGTGGAGTCGGCGCTGCATGTACCTTGGGCGATTTTGCATGATCGCGGCTGGATCGACGTCAGCGACACTCTGCGCCTGCGCACCTCCTATCCGTTGTTGCCGTGGATCGGTGTGATCGGTCTGGGTTATGCGCTGGGGCCGTGGTTCGCTCGCGGCGTTGAAGCGGGGTTGCGTCAGTGGCAACTGCTGATCGCGGGGAGCGCAGGACTGCTTGGCTTTGTCGGACTGCGGCTGATCAACGGCTATGGCGAGAAACCATGGGCCGTGGGCGACACGTCGGTGCAAACCCTGATGAGCTTTTTCAACATCACCAAGTACCCGCCGTCGTTGCTGTTTATCGCGCTGACCGTGAGCGTCGGGCTGTTGCTGCTACTGGCCTTCGAGCGTGTACAGGATCGTCGCTGGATTCGCTGGTTGACCGTGTTCGGTTCGGCGCCGATGTTTTTCTACCTGCTGCACCTGTACACGTTGAAGGTGTTGTACCTGATCGGCGTGGCCTTGTTCGGGCTGAATCAGGACAGCTATTTCGGTTTTTCGTCCGTCTCGGCAATCTGGCTGGCCGCAGTCATTCTGGCGATTGCGCTGTTCCCGGCCGTACGCTGGTTCTCGGCATTGAAGGCCCGCCGCCGCGACATCGCCTGGCTGAAGTACCTGTAA
- a CDS encoding paraquat-inducible protein A produces the protein MVNTEHLIICEHCDCVYEKAVLAKHQKTSCVRCGGVLQRFNGLTVEQRLALTFTAAMLWLFANFYPVMSISLKGLKNSATLWDSVLALSQGPITFMAMVAAISIIIAPAFQLVLLIWVLSFALSSRRAPGFKLCMRWLETLRPWSMLEVCLLGAMVAVFKLAGLLDVLPGIGLFALAVLSLMMIRIAGRDIRDLWDIL, from the coding sequence ATGGTCAACACCGAACACCTGATCATCTGCGAACACTGCGATTGTGTGTACGAAAAAGCCGTGCTGGCCAAACACCAGAAAACCTCATGCGTGCGCTGCGGCGGCGTACTCCAGCGCTTCAACGGTTTGACCGTCGAACAGCGTCTGGCCCTGACCTTCACGGCGGCGATGCTGTGGTTGTTTGCGAACTTCTATCCGGTGATGAGCATCAGCCTCAAAGGCCTGAAAAACAGCGCGACGCTGTGGGATTCGGTGCTGGCGCTGAGTCAGGGGCCGATCACCTTCATGGCGATGGTTGCGGCGATTTCGATCATCATTGCCCCGGCGTTTCAACTGGTGCTGCTGATCTGGGTGCTCAGCTTCGCGCTGTCATCGCGACGCGCGCCGGGCTTCAAGCTGTGCATGCGCTGGCTGGAAACCCTGCGGCCGTGGAGCATGCTTGAGGTATGCCTGCTCGGAGCGATGGTGGCGGTGTTCAAACTGGCGGGATTGCTCGACGTGTTGCCCGGCATCGGCCTGTTCGCGCTGGCCGTGCTGAGCCTGATGATGATCAGGATCGCCGGCCGCGATATTCGCGACCTCTGGGACATTCTATGA
- a CDS encoding paraquat-inducible protein A has translation MKRPPTASELNLCLCHSCGLACDMTDEPHECPRCDAPLHRRKTNSLARTWAYMLAALAFYVPANLLPVMNTTMLGSGADSTIMSGVLEFWEHGAWDIALIIFIASIAVPGVKFVALTLLLMTVQRDSAWARKERSKLFRFVELIGYWSMLDVLVVALVAALVKFQALGDIEPRPGILFFGLVVVFTMLAAMSFDPRLIWDKDTDESLSDAEPQAAPATDGAVTDPTGA, from the coding sequence ATGAAACGGCCACCGACTGCCAGCGAACTCAATCTGTGCCTGTGCCACAGCTGCGGCCTGGCCTGCGACATGACCGACGAGCCGCATGAATGCCCGCGCTGCGATGCGCCACTGCACCGGCGCAAAACCAACTCGCTGGCCCGTACTTGGGCCTACATGCTCGCGGCGCTGGCGTTTTACGTGCCAGCCAACCTGCTGCCGGTGATGAACACCACCATGCTCGGCAGCGGCGCCGACAGCACGATCATGAGCGGTGTACTGGAGTTCTGGGAACACGGCGCGTGGGACATTGCGCTGATCATTTTCATCGCCAGTATCGCCGTGCCGGGAGTCAAGTTCGTCGCCCTGACGCTGCTGCTGATGACCGTGCAACGCGACAGCGCCTGGGCGCGCAAAGAGCGCTCGAAGCTGTTCCGCTTCGTCGAGCTGATTGGCTATTGGTCGATGCTCGACGTTTTGGTGGTAGCGCTGGTCGCAGCATTGGTGAAGTTTCAGGCGCTGGGCGACATCGAGCCACGACCGGGCATTCTGTTTTTTGGCCTGGTCGTGGTGTTCACCATGCTCGCAGCGATGAGTTTCGATCCGCGCCTGATCTGGGACAAGGACACGGACGAATCCCTCAGCGACGCTGAACCTCAAGCAGCACCTGCAACGGATGGCGCAGTGACTGATCCGACTGGCGCTTGA
- a CDS encoding FAD-binding and (Fe-S)-binding domain-containing protein, protein MIAQLSPAKALTSDYQQFLKALKTSGFRGEISADYASRVVLATDNSIYQRLPQAAVFPLDAEDVARVARLIAEPAYQQVVITPRGGGTGTNGQSLTDGIVVDLSRHMKRILEINVEERWVRVQAGVVKDQLNAALKSAGLFFAPELSTSNRATIGGMINTDASGQGSCTYGKTRDHVLELDMVLRGGERLHGLPLEESELEELCAREDRVGEVYRCARQIIDEQGELIKQRFPDLNRCLTGYDLAHLREADKRFNLNSVLCGAEGSLGFVVEARLNVLPIPKHTMLVNIRYAGFMDALRDARALMALKPLSIETVDSKVLLLAMQDIVWHGVAEYFPESAERPTLGINLVEFCGDDPEDLQRRVEAFVEHLSSDRTVERLGHTLAVGHAAVNKVYGMRKRAVGLLGNVAGEARPQPFVEDTAVPPQHLAEYIAELRDLLDSHGLQYGMFGHVDAGVLHVRPILDMKDPQQAALVRPVSDGVAALTQRYGGLLWGEHGKGLRSEYAPAFFGELYPALQALKAAFDPFNQFNPGKIATPANTGAALLKIDEVTLRGELDRQIDEKVWQDYGAAMHCNGNGACYNFDPDDAMCPSWKATRERAQSPKGRASLIREWLRLQGEAGVDVLSDAIRKPAFFSTLWQRWRNSRAQSEDFSHEVYDAMAGCLACKSCAGQCPVKVNVPEFRSRFLELYHSRYLRPARDYLIASLEYSIPYMARIPALYNGLMGASFVRSLLERVGGMIDVPLLSRFDFHAAMRRWQVQPAKVSTLSALTEAQRERSVVIVQDAFTRYFEAPLLADLVELISRLGYQVYLAPFSANGKPLHVQGFLSAFNRAALRNARQLRELADVGVPLLGLDPAMTLVYRQEYLKVPGMEQCPEVALVQEWLLKVMPEQAAQDKSAAFRLLAHCTEKTNAPAATRQWEEVFERAGLKLATQATGCCGMSGTYGHEARNRQTSAVIYAQSWARQVDASAEQGEALATGYSCRSQVKRQSDQSLRHPLQVLLEVQRR, encoded by the coding sequence ATGATTGCCCAGCTGTCCCCCGCCAAAGCCCTGACCAGCGATTACCAACAGTTCCTCAAAGCCCTGAAAACCAGCGGCTTTCGCGGTGAAATCAGCGCTGATTACGCCAGCCGCGTGGTGCTGGCGACCGACAACTCGATCTATCAGCGCCTGCCGCAAGCGGCGGTGTTCCCGCTGGACGCCGAGGACGTGGCGCGGGTGGCGCGGTTGATCGCCGAGCCGGCGTATCAGCAAGTGGTGATCACCCCGCGCGGTGGCGGCACCGGCACCAACGGCCAATCACTGACCGACGGCATCGTCGTCGATCTGTCGCGGCACATGAAGCGCATCCTCGAAATCAACGTCGAGGAACGCTGGGTGCGCGTGCAGGCCGGGGTGGTCAAAGATCAGCTCAACGCTGCGCTGAAATCCGCCGGACTGTTTTTCGCTCCGGAATTATCGACCTCCAACCGCGCCACCATCGGCGGCATGATCAACACCGACGCCAGCGGCCAAGGCAGTTGCACCTACGGCAAGACCCGCGACCATGTGCTCGAACTCGACATGGTTTTGCGCGGCGGCGAACGTCTGCACGGTTTGCCGCTTGAGGAAAGTGAGCTTGAAGAGCTGTGTGCCCGCGAAGATCGCGTCGGTGAGGTCTATCGCTGCGCGCGGCAGATCATTGATGAACAGGGCGAACTGATCAAACAACGTTTCCCCGATCTCAACCGTTGCCTGACCGGTTACGACCTCGCGCACCTGCGTGAGGCGGACAAGCGTTTCAACCTCAACAGCGTGCTGTGCGGCGCGGAAGGCTCGCTGGGATTTGTCGTCGAGGCGCGGCTGAATGTGCTGCCGATCCCCAAGCACACGATGCTGGTGAACATCCGCTACGCCGGGTTCATGGACGCACTGCGCGATGCGCGGGCCTTGATGGCGCTCAAGCCATTGTCGATCGAAACCGTCGACTCGAAAGTGCTGTTGCTGGCGATGCAGGACATCGTCTGGCACGGCGTCGCCGAGTATTTCCCGGAAAGCGCCGAGCGCCCGACGTTGGGCATCAATCTGGTGGAGTTTTGCGGTGACGATCCGGAGGATTTGCAGCGCCGGGTCGAAGCGTTCGTCGAGCACTTGAGCAGCGACCGCACGGTCGAGCGTTTGGGCCACACGCTGGCGGTCGGCCACGCAGCGGTGAACAAAGTCTATGGCATGCGCAAACGTGCAGTGGGCCTGCTCGGCAATGTTGCCGGTGAAGCGCGGCCGCAGCCGTTCGTTGAGGACACTGCGGTGCCGCCGCAGCACTTGGCCGAATACATCGCCGAGTTGCGCGACCTGCTCGACAGCCACGGTTTGCAGTACGGCATGTTCGGTCACGTCGATGCTGGCGTGCTGCACGTGCGTCCGATTCTCGACATGAAAGATCCGCAGCAAGCGGCGCTGGTGCGCCCGGTGTCCGATGGCGTTGCCGCGCTGACCCAGCGTTACGGTGGCCTGTTGTGGGGCGAACATGGCAAAGGCCTGCGCTCGGAATACGCACCGGCCTTTTTCGGTGAGCTGTATCCGGCACTGCAAGCCTTGAAGGCCGCGTTCGACCCGTTCAACCAGTTCAACCCGGGCAAGATCGCCACCCCGGCCAACACCGGAGCGGCGCTGCTGAAAATCGACGAAGTCACTTTGCGTGGTGAGCTGGATCGGCAGATCGACGAAAAAGTCTGGCAGGACTACGGCGCCGCGATGCATTGCAACGGCAACGGCGCCTGCTACAACTTCGATCCCGATGACGCCATGTGCCCGTCGTGGAAAGCCACCCGTGAACGCGCTCAGTCGCCCAAGGGCCGCGCCTCGTTGATTCGCGAGTGGCTGCGCTTGCAGGGCGAGGCGGGTGTCGACGTGTTGTCCGATGCGATTCGCAAGCCGGCGTTTTTCAGCACGTTGTGGCAGCGCTGGCGTAACAGCCGTGCCCAATCCGAGGACTTCTCCCATGAAGTCTACGACGCCATGGCCGGTTGTCTGGCGTGCAAATCCTGCGCAGGGCAGTGCCCGGTGAAGGTCAATGTGCCGGAGTTTCGTTCGCGCTTTCTCGAGCTGTATCACAGCCGTTATCTGCGCCCGGCGCGGGATTATCTGATTGCTTCGCTGGAGTACAGCATCCCGTACATGGCGCGGATTCCGGCGCTGTACAACGGCTTGATGGGCGCTTCATTCGTTCGCAGCCTGCTGGAACGGGTCGGCGGCATGATCGATGTGCCTTTGCTCAGTCGTTTTGATTTCCATGCGGCGATGCGCCGTTGGCAGGTGCAACCGGCGAAGGTTTCGACGTTGTCGGCGCTGACCGAGGCGCAACGTGAACGCAGCGTGGTCATCGTGCAGGACGCGTTCACCCGCTACTTCGAAGCGCCGCTGTTGGCCGATCTGGTCGAGTTGATTTCGCGTCTGGGTTATCAGGTCTATCTCGCGCCGTTCAGCGCCAACGGCAAACCGCTTCACGTGCAGGGCTTCCTCTCGGCGTTCAACCGCGCGGCGTTGCGTAATGCGCGGCAGTTGCGTGAGTTGGCCGATGTGGGTGTGCCGTTGCTGGGCCTTGATCCGGCGATGACGCTGGTGTATCGCCAGGAATACCTGAAAGTGCCGGGCATGGAGCAATGCCCGGAAGTGGCGCTGGTGCAGGAGTGGTTGCTCAAGGTGATGCCAGAGCAGGCGGCGCAGGATAAAAGCGCAGCGTTCCGACTGCTCGCCCATTGCACCGAGAAAACCAACGCCCCGGCCGCCACCCGCCAGTGGGAAGAGGTATTCGAACGCGCAGGATTGAAGCTGGCCACGCAAGCCACCGGTTGCTGCGGCATGTCCGGCACGTATGGCCACGAGGCGCGCAATCGCCAAACCTCAGCGGTGATCTACGCGCAGTCGTGGGCACGTCAGGTCGACGCGTCGGCAGAGCAGGGCGAAGCCTTGGCGACCGGTTATTCCTGCCGCAGTCAGGTCAAGCGCCAGTCGGATCAGTCACTGCGCCATCCGTTGCAGGTGCTGCTTGAGGTTCAGCGTCGCTGA
- a CDS encoding LysR substrate-binding domain-containing protein, translating to MNPRTLTPSMSLLLAFEAAARHESYTRAAHELSLTQSAVSRQVQILEKMLGMRLFTREGRKVVLTDVGRMYQRELAEALGQIRSATLQAMAFGSGIHSLRLATLPTFGSKWLLPRLKDFYTAHPGMTVHLHSRIAAIDFDTSEIDAAICVGGGDWPGLTALPLHTEELVVIASAQLSDAERDDAEQHIAGQLLLNVSSNAQAWAEWFSHQGLPHRSMRIGPSFEMTSHLIQAVRANIGVGLVPRILVEDELLNGELLQLGEPITSRRSYYLVYPPRNENLPSLKAFRDWLLETL from the coding sequence ATGAATCCGCGCACGCTCACCCCTTCCATGTCGTTATTGCTGGCCTTTGAGGCCGCCGCGCGCCATGAAAGCTACACCCGCGCCGCCCACGAACTGTCGCTGACGCAGAGTGCGGTCAGCCGTCAGGTGCAGATTCTCGAGAAGATGCTTGGGATGCGTTTGTTCACTCGCGAAGGTCGCAAAGTGGTGCTCACCGATGTCGGGCGCATGTATCAGCGCGAACTCGCCGAAGCGCTTGGGCAGATTCGCAGCGCGACCTTGCAGGCCATGGCGTTCGGCTCGGGCATTCACAGCTTGCGCCTGGCGACGCTGCCGACTTTCGGTTCGAAATGGTTGCTGCCGCGCCTGAAGGATTTCTACACCGCGCACCCGGGCATGACCGTGCATTTGCATTCGCGTATCGCAGCGATTGACTTCGATACCAGCGAAATCGATGCGGCAATCTGTGTCGGCGGTGGTGACTGGCCGGGGCTGACCGCCCTGCCCTTGCACACCGAGGAACTGGTGGTGATCGCCAGCGCGCAACTGTCTGACGCTGAGCGCGACGACGCCGAACAACACATCGCCGGGCAACTGCTGCTCAATGTCAGCAGCAATGCGCAGGCGTGGGCGGAATGGTTCAGCCATCAAGGTCTGCCGCACCGAAGCATGCGTATCGGGCCAAGCTTTGAAATGACCTCGCACTTGATTCAGGCGGTGCGGGCCAATATTGGTGTGGGGCTGGTGCCGCGAATTCTGGTCGAAGATGAGTTGTTGAATGGCGAGTTGCTGCAACTGGGCGAGCCGATCACCAGTCGACGCAGCTATTACCTGGTGTATCCGCCGCGCAATGAAAATTTACCGTCGCTGAAAGCGTTTCGGGATTGGCTGCTAGAAACGTTGTAA